The sequence ATTGATGCAATAATTCCGATACATGCTGAAAGCCAAAGCATAGTTTTTAGTTTATGTGTCAATAAATAAGCAGTTGCACCAGGAACAATTAAAAATGCAACTACTAAAATTGCTCCTACACTTTCGAAAGACATAACTGTAGTAAGTGAAACTGCACCCATCAGCATATAATGCCATAAGCCAACAGAGATACCAATTGTTGCAGCATATTCCGGATCGAATGTAGTGAGATATAAACCTTTATATCCAATGAAAATAAATGCAAGAATTAAAATAAAAATTGCTCCTAACATCCACACTGCGATAGGAACACCATTCCATGTTTCGAAATTGATAAACGCAATTTCGCCGTATAACACACATTCCTGATCAAGATCAACTTTGTCTGCAAAATATGTGATAAGAATAACTCCGATTGCAAACAACCATGTGAAACTAATGCCGATAGAAGCGTCTTCCTGCAACTTAGCCCGTTTATGAAATGCCTCAATCATCACCGTACATAAAATACCAAAAGCAGAAGCACCAATTAACATCAACACCGGATTTCGTGAACC is a genomic window of Bacteroidota bacterium containing:
- a CDS encoding metal ABC transporter permease, translated to MHDALWIIVTGSLVAVTSGLLGCFLILRKMAMVGDAISHAVLPGIALAYLFSGSRNPVLMLIGASAFGILCTVMIEAFHKRAKLQEDASIGISFTWLFAIGVILITYFADKVDLDQECVLYGEIAFINFETWNGVPIAVWMLGAIFILILAFIFIGYKGLYLTTFDPEYAATIGISVGLWHYMLMGAVSLTTVMSFESVGAILVVAFLIVPGATAYLLTHKLKTMLWLSACIGIIASITGYYLAALLNASISGAMVTVLGILFFIVFLFTTIRTKTAIALS